Proteins from a genomic interval of Poecile atricapillus isolate bPoeAtr1 chromosome 1, bPoeAtr1.hap1, whole genome shotgun sequence:
- the CEP170B gene encoding centrosomal protein of 170 kDa protein B isoform X1: MYVLEQIQHKVPEEALKHEKYTSQLQMNYKGTAMKRAEQPMEHSVYTESPQAKLEKGERKAITETNTYRTPLYGQPSWWGEDDANNKEERRQEEHYSERSKEITQHEEELNGNISTYRDAQEQSVFAFRREPSYFEIPTKEFQQPSKSPETQVHEIPTKDVDAVVAPVVQSHASFTIEFDDGTPGKIKIKDHVTKFSLRQRRPYSKEPAHTEVMSAESKVADWLVQNDPSLMRRQSAGDDVYSTKSDLPVHVRTLKGSWSLTESCCVPSHPFPSPKKGNRHEDGTQSDTEDPKAEKETTTTTGGERPTEQTRLQRQMRRDPHEMLHNKQAFVIEFFEDTPRKKRSQSFTHSAHSSQSDTDPGLKNKVEKRKNALPAEKPGNSVPPSHLAAQAGKPTTNSCGTQRTSSFKREKTEDRINSSSSSAPRAKSYGSVGRKSKMAQDFMAEYLRETAQPGKPNAEKPAPAPVPVAPRVVISSEPEPASAPPPEAKSAQGRRNDEEDSVSETGTYTIETESQDKEVEEARKMIDQVFGVLESPEFSRISSAFRPIIKGEKDDSSSQHLISENGTSQKSSLLQAFSSKAVNGSQAESQMSAASQGNQKWVSRWASLADSYSDSGSVSGQGDGSAESGVPPKPGEPENSVPSRTRRLLPQLPPSDKSDSPTPTVLVCQESYSEVTKRTIVKDHCVEAYGDSSSHLFIQEDLDPDSLSDASRSDDGFSTEKGKKYKENSKMLEQMREDNRSESQQPGASRISHVRAVSEPVSTSFYIGDDSNDAGVPSKLSLTVSHTRADKDSKDPEFSFKCAGTPVPGKPPVKDVSAYINTAGKVVISLHQSLPQDQENMSGKETVSFVRQESFTKDKSSSGVPQNKLPHISSHPLLKDLEAVRSTRMDFSQDTHLLLKDTETALAALEAKLLGQSQQLEASEAAGQLEDSLSGDSDVDTASTVSLVSGKNVPASAPKRKAVASLQKEKSSSTPSIQDQCGQPSARDRLTEKRKTQAPEAPNRAEATKRFQMKRSSGTRGSLDFTDDERSSNSPYLPVPDAVVSDHEHSVTRPVPRRKPYTQATKEDQSKTTSNVQKIQQVLTRSNSLSTPRPTRASKLRRARLGDASDNECVDAEKTASNSDATAQGTKQPTETKKLSRLDILAMPRKRAGSFTVPSDSETAQSRTGFSGRSAESYRKTGVSEVRAAARKTAAAASAKQPFSRTRSSSVKYSSSSSSSRRRPQGSDYTSTSEEEYGSNHSSPKHKRSHTSTATQTPRIRGSGLGKQKLNGRETDDDEDFDDNPDPYNFMAQTAEIAEIARLSQTLVKDVAILAREIHDVAGDGDSQSSSGTGPSTSFSSVPNTPASTISAREELVQHIPEASLNYQKVPPGSVELKDFDQNMNDNREEDPSRKTRTRNREEVIFDNLMLNPVSQLSHTIRENTENLAEKMKILFQNSERTWEEMEAKINSENEVPILKTSNKEISSILKELRRVQKQLEVINAIIDPTGNLDIVASNKASSAAKQSTATKVRTANNSGSTLETLSLAQMRNYTQKSNCGSSSLQDSNFIPDGEKYVI, encoded by the exons ATGTATGTCCTGGAACAAATTCAACACAAAGTCCCAGAAGAAGCATTAAAG CATGAGAAATACACCAGCCAACTCCAGATGAATTACAAAGGCACGGCCATGAAGAGGGCGGAGCAGCCCATGGAGCACAGTGTCTACACAGAGTCCCCACAAGCCAAGCtggagaaaggagagaggaaagcaaTTACAG AAACGAATACTTACCGCACTCCGCTCTATGGGCAGCCCTCCTGGTGGGGGGAAGATGATGCAAATAACAAGGAGGAGAGAAGGCAAGAGGAACATTACTCAG AGAGATCAAAAGAGATAACCCAACATGAAGAGGAACTGAATGGGAATATTTCTACTTATAGAGATGCCCAAGAACAATCTGTGTTTGCCTTCCGGAGAGAGCCAAGTTATTTTGAGATTCCAACTAAAGAATTTCAGCAGCCATCAAAATCTCCAGAAACACAGGTCCATGAGATCCCAACAAAGGATGTTGATGCTGTGGTAGCCCCTGTGGTACAGAGTCATGCCTCTTTCACCATTGAATTTGATGATGGTACCCCtggtaaaataaagataaaagacCATGTAACTAAATTTTCACTCAGACAGAGAAGACCCTACAGTAAGGAACCGGCTCACACAGAAGTGATGTCAGCAGAGAGCAAAGTGGCTGACTGGCTTGTCCAGAATGACCCAAGCCTGATGAGAAGGCAGTCTGCAGGAGATGATGTTTACAGTACCAAGAGTGACCTGCCAGTTCATGTAAGGACGCTTAAAG GTTCCTGGTCGTTGACTGAATCGTGTTGTGTGCCTTCACACCCGTTTCCTTCTCCAaaaaaag GAAACAGGCACGAGGACGGAACGCAGAGCGACACCGAAGACCCCAAGGCGGAGAAGGAGACGACGACGACGACGGGTGGGGAACGTCCAACAGAGCAGACGAGGCTGCAGCGCCAGATGAGGCGTGACCCCCACGAGATGCTGCACAACAAGCAGGCCTTCGTCATCGAGTTCTTTGAGGACACGCCGCGGAAGAAGAGGTCCCAGTCCTTCACGCACAGCGCTCACTCATCCCAGAGCGACACGGATCCGGGGCTGAAGAACAAGGTTGAGAAGCGCAAGAATGCGTTGCCAGCGGAGAAGCCGGGAAATTCAGTGCCACCATCCCACCTCGCAGCCCAGGCAGGCAAACCCACCACCAACTCCTGCGGGACCCAAAGAACAAGCTCCTTCAAGAGGGAGAAGACGGAGGACAGGATCAACTCTTCGtcctcctctgctcccagagccaaAAGTTACGGGAGCGTTGGGAGGAAGTCAAAAATGGCTCAGGATTTTATGGCTGAGTACTTGCGTGAAACTGCTCAGCCTGGGAAGCCAAACGCTGAGAAACCAGCCCCTGCGCCGGTGCCGGTAGCTCCACGCGTGGTTATATCCTCAGAACCAGAGCCTGCCTCTGCTCCACCTCCGGAGGCAAAgtctgcccagggcaggaggaatGATGAGGAAGACAGTGTAAGTGAGACAGGCACTTACACCATTGAGACAGAGTCACAGGACAAAGAGGTGGAGGAAGCACGAAAAATGATAGATCAG GTTTTCGGTGTTCTTGAATCGCCTGAATTTTCCAGAATCTCTTCAGCTTTTAGACCAATAATTAAAGGTGAAAAAGATGACTCCAGTTCTCAGCATCTAATCAGTGAAAATGGCACTAGTCAGAAGTCGTCCTTGCTCCAGGCATTTTCCTCAAAAGCTGTGAATGGGTCTCAGGCTGAATCGCAG ATGTCTGCAGCATCTCAAGGGAATCAGAAGTGGGTGTCAAGGTGGGCGAGCCTTGCGGATAGTTACTCTGACTCTGGATCTGTCTCTGGGCAAGGTGATGGAAGTGCAG AAAGCGGGGTACCCCCAAAACCTGGGGAACCAGAAAACTCTGTACCCTCAAGAACAAGGCGCCTTCTTCCCCAACTCCCACCAAGTGATAAATCAGACAGCCCCACTCCCACGGTCCTGGTGTGCCAGGAGTCCTATTCTGAGGTTACCAAGAGAACCATTGTGAAGGACCACTGTGTGGAAGCCTACGGTGATTCCAGCAGCCACCTCTTCATCCAAGAAGACCTGGATCCGGATAGCCTCAGCGATGCCAGTAGATCTGATGATGGCTTCAGCACGGAAAAAGGCAAGAAATATAAAGAGAACAGCAAAATGCTAGAGCAGATGAGGGAAGACAATAGATCAGAgagccagcagccaggagcCTCCCGGATCTCTCATGTGAGAGCTGTGAGTGAACCAGTTTCTACTTCGTTCTACATTGGTGATGACAGCAATGATGCAGGGGTTCCCTCCAAGCTCTCTCTGACTGTCTCCCACACTCGAGCAGACAAGGACAGCAAGGATCCAGAGTTTTCCTTCAAGTGTGCTGGCACACCAGTTCCTGGAAAGCCACCAGTCAAAGATGTTAGTGCTTATATAAATACAGCTGGAAAAGTTGTCATTTCCCTCCATCAGAGTCTTCCTCAAGATCAAGAAAACATGTCAGGAAAGGAAACAGTGTCTTTTGTTAGACAGGAAAGTTTTACCAAAGATAAATCAAGCAGTGGTGTTCCTCAAAATAAACTCCCACATATTTCAAGTCACCCTCTGCTTAAAGATTTAGAGGCTGTTCGGTCAACTCGTATGGACTTTAGTCAGGACACTCATCTTCTGCTTAAGGACACTGAAACTGCCTTGGCAGCACTGGAAGCCAAATTGCTTGGTCAAAGCCAACAGCTGGAGGCCTCAGAAGCTGCTGGTCAGCTGGAGGACTCCTTGTCAGGGGACTCAGATGTAGATACGGCTAGCACAGTCAGCTTGGTGAGTGGCAAAAACGTCCCAGCAAGTGCCCCGAAACGCAAAGCAGTCGCGAGCTTGCAGAAGGAGAAATCTTCCTCCACGCCATCCATCCAGGACCAGTGTGGGCAGCCCAGCGCGCGGGACAGGCTGACGGAGAAGCGGAAAACACAAGCGCCAGAGGCACCAAACCGAGCAGAGGCCACCAAACGCTTCCAGATGAAGCGGAGTTCTGGGACTCGAGGATCACTTGACTTCACAGATGACGAGAGAAGTTCAAACTCACCCTACCTTCCAGTCCCAGATGCGGTTGTGTCTGACCACGAGCACTCGGTAACCCGGCCTGTTCCCAGGAGGAAACCTTACACTCAGGCCACCAAGGAGGACCAGAGCAAAACGACCTCAAACGTGCAGAAAATCCAGCAGGTTCTCACCCGGTCCAACAGTTTATCCACCCCACGGCCCACAAGGGCCTCAAAGCTACGCCGTGCACGGCTGGGAGATGCTTCAGACAACGAATGCGTGGATGCTGAGAAAACAGCCTCCAACTCAGACgccactgctcagggcaccAAGCAGCCCACGGAGACAAAGAAGCTCTCCCGGCTGGACATCCTGGCCATGCCCAGGAAACGAGCAGGTTCATTTACAGTGCCCAGTGACTCGGAGACAGCGCAGTCGAGGACGGGGTTTTCGGGCCGCAGCGCGGAGTCCTATCGGAAGACGGGCGTTTCGGAGgtgagagctgcagccaggaaaaCGGCAGCCGCTGCCTCTGCCAAGCAGCCTTTCAGCAGGACCCGTTCAAGCAGTGTCAAGTAttcctcatcatcatcct CATCAAGGCGGAGACCACAGGGTTCAGATTACACTTCTACTTCGGAGGAGGAATATGGCTCAAATCACAGCTCCCCTAAACACAAACGCTCCCATACTTCAACAGCCACACAAACACCGCGGATAcgtggctctgggctgggcaaGCAGAAGCTCAATGGCAGAGAAACGGATGATGATGAAGATTTTGATGACAACCCTGATCCCTACAACTTCATGGCACAGACAGCAGAGATAGCAGAAATAGCCAG GCTCAGCCAAACCTTGGTGAAGGATGTGGCCATCCTTGCCCGAGAGATTCACGATGTTGCTGGAGATGGGGACTCACAGAGTTCCTCAGGGACGGGACCGAGCACCTCCTTCAGCTCTGTGCCCAACACTCCAGCTTCCACCATATCCGCGAGGGAAGAG TTGGTGCAGCACATTCCAGAAGCAAGTCTGAACTACCAGAAAGTGCCTCCGGGATCAGTGGAACTGAAGGATTTTGACCAAAACATGAATGATAACAGAGAAGAGGATCCCTCAAGAAAAACAAGGACAAGAAACCGTGAGGAG GTAATCTTCGACAATTTGATGTTGAACCCAGTATCCCAGTTATCACATACAATCCGTGAAAACACGGAAAACCTCGCTGAAAAAATGAA GATTCTGTTTCAAAACTCAGAAAGGAcctgggaggagatggaggCCAAAATCAATTCAGAAAATGAAGTGCCGATTCTGAAGACGTCAAACAAA GAAATCAGTTCCATCCTGAAGGAGCTCAGGCGAGTTCAGAAACAGCTTGAAG